The window TCCGCGATTCGTGTGGTGTCCTGGAGGTGACGGAAAGGGCCTCGAACGGACGCGGAGAAGCGGCTTCGGACCGCGCACCGCGCAATCAGGATCCGCGAGAAGCGGATGGGTCCTTTCCGCCCTTTCTGGCTCGGCGACAACTTCTGTGCAGGAGCGACACACAGGCTGCACACGGACTGTCGAAAGCCTCGCTACGGTTCTGGCCGATCGATCCCACGCGTGAACATCGATCTCACGTGCGAACGCCGAGCCAGGAAGACCACGGATGGACTACTGCTCCACATGCCGTCGGCACCTCAACGGTGCCCTGGTGTGCCCCGGGTGCGGCGCCTACGCCCCGGACATCGCTCCGCCCATGGCGATGGCTCCCGCGGCAGCCTCCGTCCCTGACCCGTGGCAGGACACGTATCCGCCCGTCGAGGAAGCGGCCGACGTTCCGTACGGGGAAACGGAAGCCGTGCCTGCCACGCCGCAGGGCCGGGCGGCACGGCGGCGCCAGCGGGCCCGCTGGAAGAAGAACCAGCGCAAGGCCGTGGTGGCCACCGCGGTCGCACTGGTCGGCGGCGGGCTGACCGTCGCCGCGATGGACGGGCGGTCCGGAGACCGGGCGCAGGCGGCCACGGCACCCGACAACACGGCGATGGGCGCCACCGAGGACCGGGCCACCGAGCCCGCTCCGGCGGCGTCGACACCGCCGGGCACGCGCCGCTCGCGGCCCGACACTCCTTCCGCCCGGCCGTCGGCCACCAACGCCCCGCGTGAGCAGGCCGTCGCCACCACGCCGACCAAGGCCCAGCCGCACGCCCCCACCTCTCCGGCGCCCACGGTGACCTCGGCCGCCCAGTCACAGGTCGTCCCCGGCATCACCGCCACGGTCCCCGAGCAGACGGCCACGCCCACACCCCCGGCCACCGAAGGCACGGCGACACCGTCGGCGACCCCCTCGCCCTCGGCGACCTCGCCGGCGGGGCTCTGCGTGCTCGTGCTGTGCATCAACTGATCCCACGGAACAGGGCGTCGTAGGCAGGGTCAGTCGTTCCGGTACAGGCCCGTCAGCAACTCGATCGCCGCCTGAGTCGCCGGATGCGGATCGTCCCGCCACCAGCCCAGCCGTACGGCGATGGGCTCGGCGTCACGCACCGGGCGGTAGACGACCCCCGGGCGCGGGTACTGGTTGGCGGTCGCCTCGGCGGTCATGCCCACGCAGCGGCCGGTGGCGATCACGGTCAGCCAGTCGTCGACGTCGTGGGTCTCCTCCGTCGCCGGGCGGGCGTCCGGGGGCCACAGGTCGGCCGTGGTCGTGCCCGTGCGCCGGTCGACGAGGAGCGTGCGCCCGCCGAGGTCGGCGAGGCGGACCGAGCGGCGCCGGGCCAGCGGGTCGTCGGCGGCCACCGCGCACAGCCGCCGCTCCAGACCGATGATCGCGGAGTCGAATCTGCGGTCGTCCAGCGTCCTGCGTACGACGGCCATGTCGCAGGCACCCTCCGCCAGGCCCGCAGTGGCGGAGTTGACGCGCACCAGCTGGAGGTCGGTCCCGGGGTGGGCGGCGGCCCAGCGGCGCAGGAAGTCCGGGGTGTGCCGGCCGAGGGCCGCCCAGGCGTAGCCGATCCGCAGGTGGCCGTGTCCGGACGTGGCCTCCCGGACCAGGTCGTCGACCTCGCCGAGCACCCGGCGGGCGTGCGCCAGTACGCGCAGTCCCGTCCCCGTGGGGGTCACCTCGCGCGAGGTCCGGCGCAACAGCCGTACGCCCAAAGCCCGTTCGAGGGAGGCGAGGGTGCGGGACACGGCCGCCTGGGAGACGCCGAGCGCTATGGCGGCATCGGTGAAGCTGCCCTCGTCGACGATGGCGACCAGGCAGCGCAGCTGGCGGAGTTCCACATCCATGACTCAAGCGTATAGATAGATCCGTGTACGCATTTTGCGTATGCGTCCGGCGACTCCACGCTGTCCGTATGCGCACCGCAGCCGCCCCCGAGGTCGCCCTTCCCCAGCCGAAGTCCACGCCCGGCAGCCTCACCGGTGTCGCCACGATGGTCGCGAGCGGGCTGTCGAACCAGACCGGTGCCGCCATCGGTTCGCTCGCCTTCCCCGTGCTCGGTCCGATCGGTGTCGTCGCGGTACGCCAGTACGTCGCCGCCCTGGCCCTGCTGGCCGTCGGCAGGCCCCGGCTGCGGGCCTTCACCTGGCGGCAGTGGTGGCCGGTCGCGCTGCTGGCGGTCGTGTTCGGCACCATGAACCTGTCGCTGTACACCGCCATCGACCGGGTCGGCCTGGGGCTCGCGGTGACCCTGGAGTTCCTCGGCCCGCTCGCCATCGCCCTGGCCACCTCGCGGCGCCGGGTGGACGCCCTGTGCGCGGTGATCGCCGCGGCCGGCGTGATCGCCCTGATGCGGCCGCAGCCCTCCGCCGACTACCTCGGCATGGGCCTGGGGCTGCTCGCCGCCGCCTGCTGGGCGTCGTACATCCTGCTCAACCGCACCGTCGGACAGCGCGTGCCCGGCGCGCAGGGCGCGGCAGCCGCGGCCACGCTGTCCGCCCTGCTGTTCCTCCCGGTCGGGATCGTCCTCGTCGTACGGCAGCCGCCGACCCCCGCGGCAGTCGCGTGCGCCGTGACCGCCGGAGTCCTGTCCTCGGCCGTCCCTTACCTGGCCGACCTGCTCACCCTGCGCCGGGTTCCGGCACGGGCGTTCGGCCTGTTCATGAGCGTCAACCCCGTGCTCGCGGCGCTCGTCGGCCTGGTCGGGCTCGGGCAGGGCCTCGGCTGGGCGGAGTGGGCGAGCATCGGGGCGATCGTGGCTGCGAACGCGCTCAGCATCCTGACCTCGCGCGCGCCTCAGGTCGACGCCTGATTGATTGTTTGAGTTCCTCGGCGAAGTCAGCTCTCCTCGTCGAAGCTCGCGAAGTACGCGGCCGCCATGTCCTCGTCGCCGTGCCCCTGGGCGGCCGCGCGCTCCAGTCGGGCGGCGCCCGCGGCGGCGACGTCCAGGCGGATGCCGCCACGCTCGCCCGCCTCGACGATGAGCCGGGCGTCCTTGGCGGCGGTGGACACCGCGAACTGCGCCGGGGAGAGCCGGTCTTCGAGGATCAGCCCGGACTTGGCGCGCAGATAGCCCATGTCGAGCGGACCGCCCGCGATGAGCTCGAAGAAGTGCTGTGGGTCGACGTCGAGGGCGCGGGAGAGGGCGAGCGTCTCGCCTGCCGCGGCGGTGGCGGCGATGACCCAGCTGTTGGCGACCAGCTTCAGCCGGGTGGCGGTGCCCGCCGCGCCGTCCTCGCCGGTCCACACCGTACGGGCGCCGACCGCGTCGAAGACCGGGGTCACCTTCTCCCGGCCCTCGACCGGCCCGGCGGCCAGCACGGTGAGCTGACCGGCCTCGGCGGGCTGACGGGTGCCGAGCACGGGGGCGTCGTAGAAGGCGAGTTGGTGCTCGCGGGCGAAGTCGGCCAGAGGGGTGTGGGCCTCGATCCCTGCGGTGGTGGACTGCACCCACGCGGTGCCGGGGCGCAGGGCGGGTGCGGCCTGGCGCATGACGTCGAGTGCGGCGGGGCCGTCGTGCAGGATGGTCAGGACGACGTCGGCGTCCCGCACGGCCTCG of the Streptomyces sp. NBC_00287 genome contains:
- a CDS encoding LysR family transcriptional regulator yields the protein MDVELRQLRCLVAIVDEGSFTDAAIALGVSQAAVSRTLASLERALGVRLLRRTSREVTPTGTGLRVLAHARRVLGEVDDLVREATSGHGHLRIGYAWAALGRHTPDFLRRWAAAHPGTDLQLVRVNSATAGLAEGACDMAVVRRTLDDRRFDSAIIGLERRLCAVAADDPLARRRSVRLADLGGRTLLVDRRTGTTTADLWPPDARPATEETHDVDDWLTVIATGRCVGMTAEATANQYPRPGVVYRPVRDAEPIAVRLGWWRDDPHPATQAAIELLTGLYRND
- a CDS encoding SCO2400 family protein codes for the protein MDYCSTCRRHLNGALVCPGCGAYAPDIAPPMAMAPAAASVPDPWQDTYPPVEEAADVPYGETEAVPATPQGRAARRRQRARWKKNQRKAVVATAVALVGGGLTVAAMDGRSGDRAQAATAPDNTAMGATEDRATEPAPAASTPPGTRRSRPDTPSARPSATNAPREQAVATTPTKAQPHAPTSPAPTVTSAAQSQVVPGITATVPEQTATPTPPATEGTATPSATPSPSATSPAGLCVLVLCIN
- a CDS encoding NAD(P)-dependent oxidoreductase, producing the protein MTDKLTVAVLGTGIMGAAMARNIARAGHTVRAWNRTRAKAEPLTDEGALVVDSPAEAVRDADVVLTILHDGPAALDVMRQAAPALRPGTAWVQSTTAGIEAHTPLADFAREHQLAFYDAPVLGTRQPAEAGQLTVLAAGPVEGREKVTPVFDAVGARTVWTGEDGAAGTATRLKLVANSWVIAATAAAGETLALSRALDVDPQHFFELIAGGPLDMGYLRAKSGLILEDRLSPAQFAVSTAAKDARLIVEAGERGGIRLDVAAAGAARLERAAAQGHGDEDMAAAYFASFDEES
- a CDS encoding EamA family transporter, with the translated sequence MRTAAAPEVALPQPKSTPGSLTGVATMVASGLSNQTGAAIGSLAFPVLGPIGVVAVRQYVAALALLAVGRPRLRAFTWRQWWPVALLAVVFGTMNLSLYTAIDRVGLGLAVTLEFLGPLAIALATSRRRVDALCAVIAAAGVIALMRPQPSADYLGMGLGLLAAACWASYILLNRTVGQRVPGAQGAAAAATLSALLFLPVGIVLVVRQPPTPAAVACAVTAGVLSSAVPYLADLLTLRRVPARAFGLFMSVNPVLAALVGLVGLGQGLGWAEWASIGAIVAANALSILTSRAPQVDA